From the Methanooceanicella nereidis genome, one window contains:
- a CDS encoding right-handed parallel beta-helix repeat-containing protein, which yields MNDRIISKNLRIITNTLSVLTIIAFLLVSTFSGIAWAQTAVPLTEVWVDDSWISNSSGDIVGPGLLFGYNAFSDINWAIENVSSGGTIHVADGEYSENVNIYKPVSILGANYQGYDSFVSSSIEETLIDGIIKITSSDVFINGVTIDVPADFASDHGIYVTSNELVGATIAGDLTNIVIQNCNIYTLEGYGIYFDQVSSSSILYNFLYNDDISPYGIYSEGDGVNITGNYLEDFNNGIFSFGDNCIIDSNGIYCGEGDTSIFSSGEYVSIENNYVDYYNTGIVSTGNDSTIANNEIYSYYGGYEETVGDAGYEYYGIASEGDNANIAFNDVYYFSVGIYNLGNGSFINDNYVEGDEYDPYGIISEGDSVSIGDNTVLYYYMEGIDSFGTGCSITGNSVAYDDNSWGFVGIYSGGDSVELSMNYVQNYWAYGIYCYGDGVVINDNTVEDVYEEGDDDWGIVARGDFVTINDNTVRNNFFGIYTYCNETEIGDNNILYDEGSLPSTVFAGLAADRDRFDITANIPAGMNLASASLVGDFDEGDYVEIGILSYGDLVNIHDNQITDLYNGIVTFGDDCDVSYNVIETVFGENGIYSEGNAIEFLSNSIYGYVFGITSTGDDCTFTDNDVYRYNEYIDDPVFDQGLVGCYITEHGICSNGDSAVITGNDVYDYFLEGIFARGDGCEITDNYLMTEYGETGITADGFSIIVTGNTITGFTKGIFSAGDYNIIAANTISYYGSELDAMVGLGEYDSCAIDYDGDFGIIEENTIEYMRCAIDYWGKYGTVRNNMITAYPGFYYYIWNSDIAYFGDFGIIEGNVIDYGFEEPPLPPVSPAEGEYGADYGQTGLAFGDISYIGYAGYIQDNVLNTEYPTLLGVFYLGNTGSIVNNTIENPIAGVIYAGSTGTVSENNILNENQGGIGIGHLGYYATIENNEINNTAMGILYVNSIISVLTDVLSEDNILYGGDIEDIFLNSAEYLGYEIDDGLLSAANTVEFSDPGFSGHINGNCINNSENYGVNWGIVYYGYTGTINCNEIYGSEWSMKGITAVSDNLTIAGNTIEGIGYYEKGLPTATLESDMYGIGPLCEGIAISVYPVTRNFEDGNAYIYDNYLRDNEIQLMFWSDEILGQGDGSTGKIDLATLEQIFATNDLDARRVYITDSEGNLKVESPLDLQKFIIDPLGICEFILGGYDPEDFDDVGLIFVRTFIQDAVDAANESSDMYGQPLLSDTVNLKPATYDECLFILKSVNIVGTEESGTGEPLAIIRSSGPKGLPESVGYTYVHGFPIIDVVSWSMYPTFANIANVQIDGSGMIDSEFVPFSGIFYDKGTNGTLSDNMFVNFGPFGDASEAYGNAMVGEYGQVGYAVVLSNHEGSQYYMNDNTFTEVQGALLNYGELDYVLTNTTFFENGNVITGDKYFVYVDTYGNYRIDGQLTGDPDYLNYVICMVGGNDMWQTAIPNEKYEIAMGAGKYYMSTPMVNPYNTVTLVGPDDWVYIFVPDGQPENIIAGYNVSFGVGTCEYDLVYEWNLISVPFELEDNNIENFFPPEVKANIESVWRYDDDGLWYLYKPDGDYTGWDFLGTDPLSTIEPGIGYYVNMTDGASFTVSGIIPADSPLGSCSINDQWNCIGITGIDSYDAATLFGDADSIESVWTYDSGYWYLYKPDGDYTGWDFLGTDPLSTIEPGIGYWVELKEQ from the coding sequence TTGAATGATCGTATCATATCAAAGAACCTGAGAATTATTACTAACACACTTAGCGTGCTTACTATTATAGCATTTTTACTGGTAAGTACATTTTCGGGGATCGCGTGGGCGCAGACTGCGGTTCCTCTTACAGAGGTATGGGTAGACGATAGCTGGATAAGCAACAGCAGCGGGGATATAGTCGGCCCCGGGCTGTTATTTGGTTATAACGCTTTCAGTGACATCAACTGGGCTATTGAGAACGTCTCATCGGGCGGCACGATACATGTTGCAGATGGAGAATATTCGGAAAATGTCAATATCTACAAGCCGGTATCGATACTGGGAGCAAATTATCAGGGTTATGACAGTTTCGTGTCGTCAAGTATCGAAGAGACTTTGATCGACGGTATAATAAAGATCACCTCAAGTGATGTGTTTATCAATGGCGTGACCATTGATGTTCCAGCTGATTTTGCTTCTGATCACGGTATATATGTGACATCGAACGAGCTTGTCGGCGCTACGATAGCCGGCGATCTTACGAACATCGTCATACAGAACTGTAACATATACACACTGGAAGGATACGGTATTTACTTTGATCAGGTGAGCAGTTCATCGATCCTGTACAACTTCCTCTACAACGACGATATTTCTCCTTATGGTATTTACTCCGAGGGTGACGGTGTCAACATTACCGGAAATTACCTGGAAGACTTCAATAATGGTATATTCTCGTTCGGCGACAACTGTATAATAGATTCGAACGGCATATACTGCGGGGAAGGCGATACCAGCATTTTCTCGTCGGGAGAATATGTATCCATTGAGAACAATTACGTGGACTATTATAACACAGGCATAGTTTCGACCGGAAACGATTCTACCATAGCGAACAACGAGATATATTCTTACTATGGCGGATATGAAGAGACCGTCGGAGACGCTGGTTATGAATATTACGGCATTGCTTCGGAAGGAGATAATGCGAACATTGCCTTTAACGATGTGTATTACTTCAGCGTCGGCATATACAATCTGGGCAACGGCAGCTTCATTAATGATAACTATGTCGAAGGCGACGAATACGATCCATACGGCATAATATCCGAAGGCGATTCAGTCAGTATCGGCGATAACACCGTCCTGTACTATTACATGGAAGGTATAGACTCATTCGGCACCGGGTGCAGCATTACCGGAAATAGCGTCGCGTATGACGATAATAGCTGGGGATTTGTGGGAATATACTCCGGCGGAGATTCTGTGGAACTATCAATGAATTATGTCCAGAACTATTGGGCTTATGGAATATATTGTTACGGAGACGGCGTTGTCATTAATGATAACACTGTCGAGGACGTCTATGAGGAAGGCGACGATGACTGGGGCATAGTAGCCAGAGGAGACTTTGTCACCATCAATGATAATACCGTCCGGAACAATTTCTTTGGAATATATACATATTGTAATGAAACCGAGATAGGCGACAATAACATCCTTTATGATGAAGGATCCTTACCGTCGACAGTCTTTGCCGGACTTGCTGCGGATAGGGACCGGTTCGATATAACGGCCAATATCCCTGCCGGAATGAACCTGGCAAGCGCATCTCTCGTCGGAGATTTTGATGAAGGGGACTATGTCGAGATCGGCATATTATCGTACGGCGATCTTGTAAACATCCACGACAATCAGATCACTGATCTCTACAATGGTATAGTGACTTTTGGCGACGATTGCGACGTATCATATAATGTTATCGAGACAGTCTTTGGCGAGAACGGAATATATTCAGAGGGCAACGCGATCGAGTTCCTCTCAAATAGCATATATGGCTATGTTTTCGGAATAACGTCCACGGGCGATGACTGTACATTCACGGACAACGATGTGTACCGTTATAACGAATATATTGACGACCCTGTTTTTGACCAGGGACTTGTAGGCTGCTATATCACAGAGCACGGGATCTGTTCTAACGGAGACTCGGCGGTCATAACCGGCAACGATGTTTATGACTATTTCCTCGAGGGAATATTCGCCCGCGGTGACGGCTGTGAGATAACGGACAATTATCTCATGACAGAATACGGTGAAACGGGGATCACAGCAGACGGATTTTCCATTATAGTGACTGGTAACACTATCACCGGGTTCACTAAAGGTATCTTCTCCGCCGGAGACTACAACATCATAGCGGCGAACACAATATCCTACTACGGATCCGAGCTTGATGCAATGGTAGGTCTCGGGGAATACGATAGCTGTGCCATTGACTATGACGGAGACTTTGGAATAATCGAGGAGAACACGATCGAATACATGCGCTGTGCCATCGACTACTGGGGCAAGTACGGCACCGTCAGGAATAATATGATCACGGCATACCCGGGATTCTATTACTACATATGGAACAGTGACATAGCATACTTCGGTGACTTCGGCATAATCGAGGGTAACGTCATCGATTATGGATTTGAAGAGCCGCCTCTACCGCCTGTAAGCCCTGCCGAAGGCGAATATGGCGCTGATTACGGCCAGACCGGACTTGCGTTCGGTGATATATCCTATATCGGATATGCCGGTTACATACAGGACAACGTGCTAAACACCGAATATCCCACCTTACTCGGAGTATTCTATCTGGGCAACACCGGCAGCATCGTGAACAACACGATAGAGAACCCGATCGCAGGAGTGATATACGCAGGCAGCACCGGTACCGTGAGTGAGAACAACATACTCAATGAAAACCAGGGCGGAATCGGTATTGGCCATCTCGGATACTACGCGACCATAGAGAACAATGAGATAAACAATACCGCGATGGGTATCCTCTACGTGAACAGCATAATATCGGTCCTGACGGACGTGCTGTCCGAAGACAACATCCTGTACGGCGGGGACATAGAGGACATATTCTTAAACAGCGCCGAATACCTCGGCTATGAGATCGATGACGGCCTGCTCAGTGCGGCAAACACCGTCGAATTCTCGGACCCGGGCTTCTCAGGCCATATTAACGGCAACTGCATAAACAACAGCGAGAATTATGGCGTGAACTGGGGTATAGTCTACTACGGATATACGGGTACCATCAACTGCAACGAGATCTACGGCAGCGAATGGTCCATGAAGGGCATAACCGCAGTCTCCGATAACCTCACTATCGCAGGAAACACGATCGAGGGCATCGGATACTACGAAAAGGGACTGCCCACGGCAACCTTAGAATCCGACATGTATGGTATCGGGCCCCTATGCGAAGGCATAGCTATTAGCGTATACCCGGTCACCAGGAACTTTGAGGACGGTAACGCATACATCTATGACAACTACCTCAGGGACAATGAGATACAGCTGATGTTCTGGTCCGACGAGATTCTCGGACAGGGCGACGGCAGCACCGGCAAGATCGACCTTGCAACCCTTGAGCAGATATTTGCTACAAACGACCTTGACGCCAGGAGAGTATACATAACTGACAGCGAGGGTAACCTCAAAGTAGAGAGCCCTCTGGACCTTCAGAAATTCATCATAGATCCGCTGGGTATTTGCGAGTTCATCCTGGGAGGATACGACCCTGAGGACTTCGATGATGTCGGCCTGATATTCGTAAGGACGTTCATCCAGGACGCGGTAGATGCTGCGAACGAATCGTCCGATATGTACGGCCAGCCTCTGTTGAGCGATACCGTAAATCTAAAACCGGCAACATACGATGAATGCCTGTTCATCCTGAAATCGGTGAACATAGTCGGAACTGAAGAATCCGGTACGGGAGAGCCGCTGGCAATAATAAGGTCATCCGGACCCAAGGGGCTACCCGAATCAGTCGGCTACACCTACGTCCACGGCTTCCCGATCATCGACGTCGTTTCATGGAGTATGTACCCCACGTTCGCTAACATAGCGAATGTTCAGATAGATGGTTCGGGAATGATCGACTCAGAGTTCGTACCGTTTAGCGGCATATTCTATGATAAAGGCACGAACGGCACTCTTTCGGACAACATGTTCGTGAACTTCGGCCCGTTCGGCGACGCCAGTGAAGCATACGGCAACGCAATGGTCGGCGAATATGGCCAGGTAGGATACGCGGTCGTATTGAGCAACCATGAGGGCAGCCAGTACTACATGAACGATAACACGTTCACTGAAGTGCAGGGAGCGCTCCTAAATTACGGAGAGCTTGACTACGTGCTGACCAACACGACATTCTTCGAGAACGGCAACGTCATCACCGGCGACAAATACTTTGTATACGTCGATACCTACGGAAACTACCGCATAGACGGACAGCTCACGGGCGACCCGGATTACCTGAACTATGTGATATGCATGGTCGGCGGCAACGATATGTGGCAGACAGCCATCCCGAACGAGAAATACGAGATAGCCATGGGTGCCGGGAAATACTACATGAGCACACCGATGGTCAATCCGTATAACACCGTTACGCTTGTCGGTCCGGATGACTGGGTCTATATCTTTGTGCCGGACGGACAGCCTGAGAACATAATAGCAGGCTACAACGTCAGCTTCGGCGTAGGAACATGTGAGTACGACCTTGTCTACGAATGGAACCTGATATCAGTACCCTTCGAGCTTGAAGATAATAACATAGAGAACTTCTTCCCGCCCGAAGTTAAGGCAAATATCGAGTCAGTTTGGAGATACGACGATGATGGCTTATGGTATCTGTACAAGCCTGACGGCGACTATACGGGATGGGATTTCCTTGGTACGGATCCCCTGTCAACGATAGAGCCTGGCATTGGATACTATGTCAATATGACCGATGGCGCATCATTCACCGTATCGGGAATCATCCCGGCGGATTCGCCGCTGGGCAGCTGCTCGATCAACGACCAGTGGAATTGCATAGGCATTACCGGGATCGATTCCTATGATGCGGCAACGTTATTCGGCGACGCCGATTCCATAGAATCTGTCTGGACTTATGATAGCGGATACTGGTATCTGTACAAGCCTGACGGCGACTATACGGGATGGGATTTCCTTGGTACGGATCCCCTGTCAACAATAGAGCCAGGAATAGGCTACTGGGTAGAGCTTAAGGAGCAATAG
- the yjjX gene encoding inosine/xanthosine triphosphatase, producing MRIAVGTNNPVKVNAAENVFSSVFGDVTVDGINVPSGVPSQPFGNDTVKGAMNRAKNAYESGRYDYGVGIEAGLFDIEGYVIDVQYCAIFDGQWTTIGCGSGFEYPSLVLDEVLSGKEVGEVMSKFTGIDDLGKKMGAIGYLSNGMLDRTRLTEQSVFMALIPRMNKELYKH from the coding sequence GTGAGAATAGCCGTCGGCACGAATAATCCTGTCAAGGTAAATGCAGCGGAGAATGTCTTTAGCAGTGTATTCGGCGATGTGACAGTGGACGGGATAAACGTTCCTTCCGGTGTCCCTTCTCAGCCGTTTGGAAATGATACGGTTAAAGGTGCAATGAACCGCGCGAAAAACGCGTACGAGTCCGGAAGATACGATTACGGTGTCGGCATAGAAGCAGGATTATTTGATATTGAGGGGTATGTCATAGACGTGCAGTACTGTGCCATATTCGACGGCCAATGGACCACCATCGGGTGCGGCAGCGGATTTGAATATCCTTCCTTAGTACTGGATGAAGTCCTCTCCGGAAAGGAAGTAGGGGAGGTAATGAGCAAATTCACCGGCATCGATGATCTCGGCAAAAAGATGGGCGCGATAGGGTATTTATCAAATGGCATGCTCGACAGGACGAGGCTGACGGAGCAGAGCGTTTTCATGGCTCTGATCCCCAGGATGAATAAAGAGCTGTATAAACACTGA
- a CDS encoding phosphopantetheine adenylyltransferase, which produces MKVAVGGTFQPLHDGHKLLLRKAYWLSHDVDIGLTSDEMATGSRVRPVETYEERENKLREWIKKEIGVEPNIMKINDPYGKTLTEDYDKIVVSPETYPTALKINDIRKSKGFDPIDVILVNYVLAEDGDPISSTRIVKGEIDTHGNLLKRPKE; this is translated from the coding sequence ATGAAAGTAGCTGTGGGGGGCACTTTTCAACCCCTTCATGACGGGCATAAGCTCTTACTTCGAAAAGCATACTGGCTAAGCCATGATGTCGATATAGGCCTTACCTCGGACGAGATGGCGACAGGAAGCCGTGTCAGGCCCGTCGAGACCTATGAAGAGAGGGAAAATAAGCTCAGGGAATGGATAAAGAAAGAGATAGGCGTTGAGCCGAACATCATGAAGATCAATGACCCGTACGGTAAAACGTTGACTGAGGATTATGATAAGATAGTCGTTTCTCCTGAGACTTATCCTACAGCCCTGAAGATCAACGATATCAGGAAAAGCAAAGGCTTTGACCCGATTGACGTCATTCTGGTAAATTATGTGCTTGCCGAGGACGGAGACCCGATATCCTCGACAAGGATAGTCAAAGGCGAGATAGACACTCATGGTAATCTTTTAAAGAGGCCTAAAGAGTGA
- a CDS encoding gamma carbonic anhydrase family protein — protein MIFEHFAKPKIADSAFVAETAAIIGDVEVGEESSIWYGAVLRGDMSKIIVEKKANIQDNVVIHSAPGEDVVIGEGVTIGHCAVIHGCTIGKYSLIGMGAVVLSKAEIGENCIIGAGAVVKENDKIPPGSLVVGIPGKVVRQLTPEQMRYPVVNCEEYVGLSRKYLNE, from the coding sequence ATGATATTCGAACACTTCGCAAAGCCAAAAATAGCCGATAGCGCGTTCGTTGCAGAGACCGCGGCCATCATAGGAGATGTCGAGGTCGGGGAAGAGTCCAGCATCTGGTACGGTGCGGTGTTGAGAGGCGACATGAGTAAGATCATCGTCGAAAAAAAAGCTAACATCCAGGACAACGTCGTCATCCATTCGGCACCGGGCGAGGACGTGGTCATAGGCGAAGGCGTCACCATCGGCCATTGCGCTGTCATCCACGGCTGCACCATAGGCAAGTACTCACTGATCGGAATGGGCGCCGTCGTGCTCAGCAAGGCCGAGATAGGCGAGAACTGTATTATCGGCGCCGGAGCCGTCGTAAAAGAAAATGATAAGATACCTCCCGGCTCTCTTGTAGTGGGGATCCCGGGAAAGGTCGTCAGGCAGCTTACGCCGGAACAGATGAGATACCCTGTCGTCAACTGTGAAGAGTACGTCGGGCTTTCCCGAAAGTACTTAAATGAATAA
- a CDS encoding Calx-beta domain-containing protein: MVVFLLMATSLGTAQIVNIINGSSSDGPDGLSLLGATSLPIVNFKQISYVAGENRADGYIEITVRLNQVPTQRIAVHYDLVSAGTTATENTDFTLESTKRVVFGASGDTATEKTFRVYLIDDSRYEGDETVQLKLRINSANEDKVVLGNKNVTTITITDVADRPRVMFDRPSYNVNVNEGIGTLTLNVVKDGETDLPSSVNYRTLSGMALQGQDFAQSSGTLTFGPTGTTASINVTINEDSIFEVLENFTVELYDPVDARIGWRNPASVWITDNDTAPVVQFRLSSYTFDENDGTVQVTVTKTGETSMPASVDYATANGGAEAGQDYASTSGTLTFDASEYEKAFSLGIIDDGVYELSEFFYVNLSGPVNATLGSADSAQINIADDDDAPEFTFSASSYDVNEDAGTVTINVTKSGETRVSASVNYTTADGTALAGSDYAAASGTLDYAWDETWKTFTVDILNNGLYEGNELFYVNLADAVNAEIATQTSQVNIIEDDPIPVISFSEAVYNVNENGVSIDIEVIMDNEASEPVTVDYATYDITAVSPADYQGCSGTLTFETGEHSQSFTVLIQDDSVYEGLESIGLALSGPSANSVLGSQVTAQIDITENDAYPTFGFNRTGYNVKESDASVTLKVLMFGEASMPITINYGTMNGTAVYEDDYNRTSGHYTFNPGESEKTFTVAIHEDSVWEGDERFSAILVDTIGNNLNSTEITILENDPHPPPVYVEYLWNAAIALKNSIVPDATPTPEPSVTPTPVPTVSPTPDPSVTATPTAEPTTTEQTGPGDIMVWALLIVLAVVGLGAGYFLVFKKK, translated from the coding sequence ATGGTCGTCTTTTTATTGATGGCGACCTCGCTAGGGACAGCTCAAATCGTGAATATTATAAACGGGTCATCTTCTGATGGTCCGGACGGCTTATCTTTACTGGGAGCGACTTCGCTGCCCATTGTGAATTTTAAACAGATCTCATATGTCGCAGGGGAAAACCGTGCCGATGGATACATAGAGATCACGGTCAGACTGAACCAGGTGCCGACCCAAAGGATAGCCGTGCATTATGACCTTGTAAGTGCCGGTACGACCGCAACTGAAAATACCGACTTCACTCTGGAAAGTACAAAAAGAGTGGTATTTGGTGCCAGCGGCGATACTGCTACTGAAAAGACCTTCCGGGTATATCTTATAGATGACAGCAGGTATGAGGGAGACGAGACCGTACAGCTCAAGCTCAGGATCAACAGCGCTAACGAAGATAAAGTAGTGCTCGGGAATAAGAACGTCACGACCATCACTATTACCGACGTGGCTGACCGGCCAAGGGTAATGTTCGACAGGCCTTCCTATAATGTTAACGTGAACGAAGGCATAGGCACGCTGACTTTAAATGTCGTCAAAGACGGCGAGACCGACCTTCCGTCCAGCGTCAATTACAGGACACTTAGCGGTATGGCATTACAGGGTCAGGACTTCGCTCAAAGCTCCGGCACGCTGACTTTCGGGCCGACCGGCACGACCGCCTCGATCAATGTCACCATCAATGAGGATTCGATATTCGAGGTCCTTGAAAACTTCACTGTGGAACTATACGACCCTGTCGACGCAAGGATCGGATGGAGAAACCCTGCCAGCGTATGGATAACGGATAATGATACCGCGCCAGTCGTACAGTTCAGGCTGTCGTCATATACGTTCGATGAGAACGATGGCACCGTTCAGGTCACCGTGACAAAGACCGGCGAGACATCCATGCCGGCCAGCGTTGACTACGCGACAGCGAACGGCGGAGCGGAGGCAGGACAGGACTACGCTTCCACATCAGGCACGCTTACTTTTGACGCATCTGAATATGAAAAGGCTTTTAGCCTCGGCATAATTGATGACGGGGTTTACGAGCTTTCGGAGTTCTTCTATGTGAACCTCTCAGGTCCCGTGAACGCGACCCTTGGGTCCGCTGATTCCGCGCAGATCAATATTGCCGATGACGACGACGCGCCCGAATTCACTTTCAGCGCATCCTCTTATGACGTGAACGAAGATGCCGGAACAGTTACCATCAACGTGACGAAGTCGGGAGAGACCAGGGTATCGGCCAGCGTTAATTATACGACTGCCGACGGCACTGCGTTAGCAGGCTCAGATTATGCCGCGGCATCCGGAACGCTGGATTACGCATGGGATGAAACCTGGAAGACTTTCACCGTTGACATCCTGAATAACGGCCTTTACGAGGGTAACGAGCTCTTCTATGTGAACCTTGCGGATGCCGTAAATGCGGAGATAGCAACGCAGACATCGCAGGTCAACATAATCGAGGACGACCCGATACCGGTGATCAGCTTTAGCGAAGCCGTCTATAATGTTAACGAGAACGGAGTAAGTATAGATATCGAGGTCATAATGGACAATGAGGCATCAGAGCCGGTAACAGTCGATTATGCGACCTATGACATCACTGCCGTGAGCCCGGCAGACTATCAGGGATGCAGCGGCACTCTGACCTTCGAGACAGGCGAACACTCCCAGTCGTTCACAGTGCTGATACAGGATGACAGCGTGTATGAAGGCCTTGAGAGCATCGGTCTGGCATTAAGCGGCCCTTCGGCGAATTCCGTTCTCGGCAGCCAGGTCACTGCACAAATAGACATAACGGAAAATGACGCATACCCGACGTTCGGGTTTAACCGGACAGGGTATAACGTAAAGGAGTCAGATGCCAGCGTCACATTAAAAGTGCTCATGTTCGGCGAAGCATCGATGCCCATCACCATCAACTATGGTACTATGAACGGTACTGCAGTGTACGAGGATGATTATAACAGGACATCCGGACACTATACCTTCAATCCAGGAGAATCCGAAAAGACCTTCACGGTAGCCATACATGAAGACTCGGTCTGGGAAGGGGACGAGAGGTTTAGCGCCATACTCGTGGATACGATCGGGAATAATTTGAACTCTACGGAGATCACTATACTGGAAAATGACCCGCATCCGCCACCTGTATACGTTGAATACCTGTGGAATGCAGCGATCGCGCTGAAGAACAGTATAGTCCCGGATGCGACCCCGACGCCTGAACCATCTGTAACGCCGACACCTGTGCCGACTGTTTCGCCGACGCCTGACCCATCGGTAACAGCTACGCCAACCGCAGAGCCTACCACGACCGAGCAGACCGGACCTGGCGATATAATGGTATGGGCACTGCTGATCGTACTGGCTGTTGTCGGGCTGGGAGCAGGATACTTCCTGGTGTTCAAGAAGAAATAA
- a CDS encoding Calx-beta domain-containing protein — protein sequence MSKIAYAVPDKAVVEFTSASVNVNENDGTVSISASMTSTLDENININYGTRNGTAFAGSDYVAVQNGILTFVSGVSSQTVTFTITILDDMSPENIEYFYVDLSIPGSANSKVRLGTNGTITINIIDNDAVTPTPTPTPTPTPTPTPTPTPTPTPTPTPTPTPTPTPTPTPTPTPTPTPTPTPTPTPTPTPTPTPTPTPTPTPTPTPTPEPTVTPTPTPTPAASGPVTSVDSLPPSEVSYLYDNWVFIQLVQGAPGSPTVTPSPVPTIVPTPVPTPEPTVTPIPTPAGTVTPSPEPTTTEQTGFGDTWIWAVLIIVAIAGVTAAYFLWFRKK from the coding sequence ATGTCAAAAATTGCCTATGCTGTTCCCGATAAAGCAGTTGTCGAATTTACCAGTGCGTCCGTTAATGTGAACGAGAATGACGGGACAGTTTCTATAAGTGCCAGTATGACCAGCACTCTGGACGAGAATATCAATATTAATTATGGTACAAGAAATGGTACAGCTTTCGCAGGCTCTGATTATGTTGCTGTACAGAATGGAATTTTAACATTCGTGAGCGGGGTATCATCGCAGACAGTAACCTTTACTATTACTATCCTGGATGATATGTCACCAGAGAACATTGAGTACTTTTATGTAGATCTCTCAATTCCCGGTAGTGCTAATAGTAAGGTTAGGTTAGGTACGAACGGCACTATCACGATAAATATTATTGATAATGATGCAGTAACGCCGACTCCGACTCCGACTCCGACTCCGACTCCGACTCCGACTCCGACTCCGACTCCGACTCCGACTCCGACTCCGACTCCGACTCCGACTCCGACTCCGACTCCGACTCCAACGCCGACTCCGACTCCAACGCCGACTCCGACTCCAACGCCGACTCCAACACCAACGCCGACTCCAACACCAACGCCGACTCCAACACCAACGCCGACTCCAACACCAACACCAACACCTGAGCCTACGGTGACGCCGACGCCGACGCCGACTCCGGCTGCAAGCGGCCCCGTAACATCGGTCGATTCACTCCCTCCGTCCGAGGTGTCATACTTATATGATAACTGGGTGTTTATCCAGCTGGTTCAAGGAGCTCCTGGATCCCCGACAGTGACCCCGTCACCCGTCCCGACGATAGTCCCGACTCCGGTACCGACGCCTGAGCCTACGGTGACCCCGATCCCGACTCCGGCAGGAACAGTGACCCCGTCACCCGAGCCAACTACGACAGAACAGACAGGTTTTGGAGATACCTGGATATGGGCTGTGCTGATCATAGTTGCGATAGCAGGTGTCACAGCAGCATACTTCCTGTGGTTCCGGAAAAAATAG